Proteins encoded together in one Longimicrobiales bacterium window:
- a CDS encoding NAD(P)H-binding protein, protein MNELRPVVLVTRACSDAGVRIVEALRRHGGFAVRVMVPHDHGAPARFAATPDVEIVRGDSNDFESLRQAMAGCWGVVGCAPAALPPVLALLDAVADAGVGRVALILEGANEHSGSELAGEAAEYALSLGVRIDVVTRGVEGDAAEPEVVAGVFAR, encoded by the coding sequence ATGAACGAGCTTCGGCCTGTCGTGCTGGTGACCCGCGCGTGCAGTGACGCCGGCGTGCGCATCGTCGAAGCGCTCCGGCGTCACGGCGGCTTCGCGGTGCGCGTGATGGTGCCGCACGATCACGGAGCGCCCGCGCGGTTCGCTGCAACGCCGGACGTCGAGATCGTCCGCGGGGACTCGAATGATTTCGAAAGCCTGCGACAGGCGATGGCGGGGTGCTGGGGCGTGGTCGGCTGTGCACCGGCAGCGCTGCCACCGGTGCTCGCACTGCTGGACGCGGTCGCGGATGCCGGCGTCGGCCGCGTCGCGCTGATCCTGGAGGGCGCAAACGAACATTCCGGATCCGAGCTTGCGGGAGAGGCGGCGGAGTACGCGCTGTCCCTGGGGGTCCGGATCGACGTCGTGACACGCGGCGTCGAGGGTGACGCGGCGGAGCCGGAGGTGGTCGCGGGCGTGTTCGCGCGCTGA
- a CDS encoding LysR family transcriptional regulator, with translation MTDGGGLHDPTAPELPYLAAFRAVCAEGSFTAAAARLGCTQPAVSYQVRKLEDRLGARLLERGGRALVLTAEGRRVLRFADSTFAQLERVRADCRAGEHLEPLRLGSASGFGRYVLMPALRSLWQEASSTGGLELILEYDAADAILERLEAGSYDAAFVYKRLVTSALTYLPAYDEELVLVAAPPVAAEVRVAPLEAADSLARFSFVTYEECDYVFGRWFDASFGAQPQHVRSRARFTELEEVIDFVAAGVGLSVVPRDSAAAASERGEVEVLYAASGRRCWNTVYLVTRAGGEVRPRVRRLLELVEGARQR, from the coding sequence ATACCTGGCGGCGTTCCGGGCGGTATGTGCGGAAGGCAGCTTCACCGCGGCCGCCGCGCGGCTCGGCTGCACGCAGCCGGCGGTGTCCTACCAGGTGCGGAAGCTGGAGGACAGGCTAGGTGCGCGGCTGCTCGAGCGGGGAGGCCGCGCGCTGGTCCTGACAGCGGAAGGCCGTCGCGTGCTGCGTTTCGCGGACTCGACGTTCGCGCAGCTCGAGCGCGTGCGCGCCGACTGTCGTGCCGGTGAGCATCTCGAGCCGCTGCGGCTCGGCTCCGCGAGCGGCTTCGGCCGGTACGTCCTGATGCCCGCGCTGCGATCGCTCTGGCAGGAGGCGTCCTCGACCGGCGGGCTGGAGCTCATCCTGGAATACGACGCTGCGGATGCGATCCTCGAGCGACTGGAGGCCGGCAGCTACGACGCAGCGTTCGTGTACAAGCGCCTGGTCACCAGTGCGCTGACGTACCTGCCCGCCTACGACGAGGAGCTCGTGCTGGTGGCGGCGCCCCCGGTTGCCGCCGAGGTGCGTGTCGCGCCCCTCGAGGCCGCCGATTCGCTCGCACGCTTTTCCTTCGTCACGTACGAGGAGTGCGATTACGTGTTCGGCCGCTGGTTCGACGCGAGCTTCGGCGCGCAGCCGCAGCACGTACGCAGCCGCGCCCGCTTCACGGAGCTGGAGGAAGTGATCGACTTCGTCGCCGCGGGGGTGGGGCTCTCTGTGGTCCCGCGCGATTCGGCCGCCGCGGCGAGCGAGCGTGGCGAGGTGGAGGTGCTGTACGCGGCGTCGGGACGACGATGCTGGAACACGGTGTACCTCGTGACGCGTGCGGGTGGCGAGGTCCGGCCGCGAGTCCGGCGGCTGCTCGAGCTGGTCGAGGGCGCCCGCCAGCGCTGA
- a CDS encoding BTAD domain-containing putative transcriptional regulator, with product MPPAPRARVVGFPDTAELPHYLTPVLGREADIARVCALFREARLVSLVGAGGTGKTRLAAAVGTAMRRRYAGAVAWIDLAALDDPAAVAPHVAGVLGACEQPGRPPEATLIDLLDASAVLLVLDNCEHVLDASAALVESLLRACPGTRILTTSRQALGITGEKAWVVPPLALPEDDEHAAASPAVQLFVQRAADVQPGFALTASNTAAVLHVCRRLDGLPLAIELAAARVRTLPPPQLAARLDSMLSVLSTTSTQRLPRHRTLRALIDWSHALLTDDERRLLARLAVFTGGFTLEAAERVAGDDAVPAEHVLDLLEALVDRSLVTAREAQGEARFTLLETVRQYAWQKLEQSGETERMRTRHAEFFVEFAELAEPHILGGARGMPWMARVEREHGNLRAAMAWCDADAARATLALQLGAALLWYDFAHGQFDEPRRMLQRALERAPDAPPHIRGRALTTLGFTALWTGDAAAVLPPLGAAVELLRETERSTDRAFALIGFGIAAGMGGDAAGAFRLFDEAEAALGSPADIPHDDYPRALLYAFGRYWRGTVALAGGDVAFARTCYQTAVDVARAWGSHPTIAYPLAALARVLVLQDELDAAHACLEESATSHLRHDERWGLVQALDTASLLFYRRGDPPGAARLLGVTDRLRMRSGIAPTPLELVQHARLREAAVGAMGEQAFAAAYAAGEAMPAADAVRMITAGGHGTRPESMDPDRVVAGYGPAVHERARPATDTSPPELDVRALGPLEVRVRGEPLAGDAFGSSKPRELLLLLLCHADGCTREQVGLEFWPESSAVQVKNAFHVTLHRLRRALGQHDWITIAGDRYRIDPALRVAFDVRTFRDGVNAYLRQRSSDADALAAALQLYRGDFLAGELVGDWHLPVRDELQRLYRDGLRALGAHRMEERRPAEAADAFRALLAVEPLDEPACRALMTCYAMAGQRVEAIRLYENVARLMGEQLGTKPSSDTAALYRELQQSA from the coding sequence ATGCCGCCCGCCCCCCGCGCCCGCGTCGTCGGGTTTCCCGATACGGCGGAGCTGCCTCACTACCTGACGCCGGTACTCGGCCGTGAGGCGGACATCGCGCGCGTGTGCGCACTGTTCCGCGAGGCGCGCCTGGTGTCGCTGGTCGGTGCGGGCGGCACCGGCAAGACGCGGCTGGCTGCGGCCGTCGGCACTGCCATGCGACGCCGCTACGCGGGCGCCGTCGCATGGATCGACCTCGCCGCGCTCGACGATCCGGCAGCCGTCGCGCCGCACGTGGCGGGTGTGCTCGGCGCATGCGAGCAGCCCGGCCGCCCGCCGGAGGCCACACTCATCGACCTGCTCGATGCCAGCGCCGTGCTGCTGGTGCTGGACAACTGTGAGCACGTGCTCGATGCGTCCGCGGCACTGGTCGAATCCCTGCTGCGCGCCTGTCCGGGCACACGCATCCTCACGACCAGTCGCCAGGCGCTCGGCATCACTGGCGAGAAGGCGTGGGTCGTCCCGCCGCTCGCGCTGCCCGAAGACGACGAGCACGCGGCTGCATCTCCCGCGGTGCAGCTCTTCGTGCAGCGCGCCGCAGACGTGCAGCCCGGCTTCGCCCTCACGGCGTCGAACACCGCCGCGGTCCTGCACGTCTGCAGGCGCCTCGACGGCCTGCCGCTCGCGATCGAGCTGGCTGCAGCACGCGTGCGCACGCTGCCACCACCGCAGCTTGCCGCACGACTGGATTCCATGCTGAGCGTGCTGTCGACGACGTCGACGCAGCGGCTGCCGCGTCATCGCACGCTGCGCGCGCTGATCGACTGGAGTCATGCACTGCTCACGGACGACGAGCGTCGGCTGCTCGCGCGCCTTGCCGTGTTCACCGGTGGCTTCACTCTCGAGGCTGCCGAACGCGTCGCCGGAGACGATGCCGTTCCTGCCGAGCACGTGCTCGACCTGCTGGAGGCGCTGGTCGACCGCTCGCTCGTCACCGCGCGTGAGGCGCAGGGCGAGGCGCGGTTCACATTGCTCGAAACGGTGCGGCAGTATGCGTGGCAGAAGCTGGAGCAATCCGGTGAGACGGAACGGATGCGGACGCGCCACGCGGAGTTCTTCGTGGAGTTCGCAGAGCTGGCGGAGCCGCACATCCTCGGCGGCGCGCGCGGCATGCCATGGATGGCGCGCGTCGAGCGGGAGCACGGCAACCTGCGCGCGGCAATGGCGTGGTGCGATGCCGACGCCGCGCGCGCGACCCTCGCGCTCCAGCTCGGCGCCGCACTCCTCTGGTACGACTTCGCACACGGCCAGTTCGACGAGCCGCGTCGCATGCTCCAGCGCGCGCTCGAGCGTGCGCCCGACGCACCGCCGCACATCCGCGGCCGCGCGCTCACAACGCTCGGCTTCACTGCACTCTGGACGGGCGATGCTGCCGCCGTGCTGCCACCGCTCGGCGCAGCGGTCGAGCTGCTGCGCGAAACCGAGCGCAGCACAGATCGCGCGTTTGCACTGATCGGCTTCGGCATTGCCGCAGGCATGGGCGGCGATGCGGCCGGCGCGTTCCGCCTGTTCGACGAGGCGGAAGCGGCGCTCGGCAGCCCCGCCGACATTCCGCACGACGATTACCCGCGCGCGCTGCTCTACGCATTCGGCCGGTACTGGCGCGGCACCGTCGCACTCGCCGGCGGCGACGTCGCATTCGCACGCACCTGCTACCAGACCGCTGTCGATGTCGCACGTGCGTGGGGCTCGCACCCGACCATCGCCTACCCGCTCGCCGCGCTCGCGCGCGTGCTCGTACTGCAGGACGAGCTGGACGCGGCGCACGCATGCCTGGAGGAGAGTGCGACGAGCCACCTTCGTCACGACGAGCGCTGGGGACTCGTGCAGGCCCTCGACACCGCGTCGCTGCTGTTCTACCGCCGCGGCGATCCGCCAGGCGCCGCACGCCTGCTCGGCGTGACCGACCGGCTGCGCATGCGCAGCGGCATCGCGCCGACGCCGCTCGAGCTGGTGCAGCACGCGCGGCTCCGCGAGGCTGCCGTGGGTGCAATGGGTGAGCAGGCGTTCGCTGCTGCGTACGCGGCGGGAGAGGCAATGCCGGCGGCGGATGCGGTGCGCATGATCACGGCCGGCGGACACGGGACTCGTCCAGAATCCATGGATCCGGACCGCGTCGTGGCCGGTTATGGCCCTGCGGTCCATGAGCGCGCGCGACCGGCGACGGATACGTCACCGCCCGAGCTCGACGTCCGCGCACTCGGACCGCTCGAGGTGCGCGTGCGCGGCGAGCCACTGGCCGGTGACGCATTCGGGTCGAGCAAACCCCGCGAGCTGCTGCTGCTCCTGCTCTGTCATGCCGATGGCTGCACGCGTGAGCAGGTGGGACTCGAGTTCTGGCCCGAGTCGTCCGCAGTGCAGGTCAAGAACGCGTTCCACGTCACGCTGCACCGCCTGCGTCGCGCGCTCGGGCAGCACGACTGGATCACGATTGCCGGCGACCGGTACCGCATCGATCCCGCGCTGCGCGTCGCATTCGACGTCCGCACGTTCCGCGACGGTGTGAACGCATACCTCCGACAGCGCAGCAGCGACGCCGATGCGCTGGCCGCAGCACTGCAGCTCTATCGTGGCGATTTCCTCGCCGGTGAGCTGGTCGGCGACTGGCACCTGCCGGTGCGCGACGAGCTGCAGCGCCTTTACCGGGACGGGTTGCGCGCACTCGGTGCGCATCGCATGGAGGAGCGCAGGCCGGCCGAGGCGGCGGATGCGTTCCGTGCACTGCTGGCGGTCGAGCCTCTGGACGAGCCCGCCTGCCGTGCGCTCATGACCTGCTATGCCATGGCGGGCCAGCGCGTCGAAGCGATCCGGCTGTACGAGAACGTCGCGCGCCTGATGGGCGAGCAGCTCGGGACGAAGCCGTCCAGCGACACGGCGGCGCTGTACCGGGAGCTGCAGCAGTCGGCCTGA